The genomic interval AGGACGCGGCGTTCCGCGTGGTTCTCGACCTCGATGGCGAGCGCGTCGCGGCGTTCACGACCGACCCGCCGACGCCGGGCGAGACGGTCGCGCTCGGGGTCGCAGACGCAGACGTGACGGTGCTCGCGGCGGAGTGAGCGACGCGAGTGTGGGACACCGACCCATACACGTAGTGCATACAACAGAACTGTTTAATGCTTCACGGTGATACGCGGTGGTGATGAGTTCGGACTTCCAGCCGAAAACGCTCAGTGACATCCCGCCCGAACGCCGGCCCTCGCTCGGGGAGGCGCTCCTGCCGATTCTCGGCGTCGTCGTCTTCCTCGGCGTCGGCTCCGGCTACCTCGGGCTCGCACCGCACGGCCCCCTCCTCTGGAGCATCGTCTTCGCCGGCCTGGTCGGCCTCGTCCGCCTCGACCTCACCTACGCCGACCTCTACGACGCCGTCTCCAACGGCCTCATCATGGGCCTTCAGGCGCTCCTCATCCTGTTCACCATCTACGCCCTCATCGCCACCTGGGTCAGCGCCGGCACCATCCCCGGCCTGATGTACTACGGCCTCGGCATCCTCACGCCCGAAGTCTTCCTCCCCGTCACCGCCCTGCTCGCCGCCGTCGTCGCGTTCTCCATCGGGAGTTCCTGGACGACCGCCGGCACGCTCGGCGTCGCCTTCATCGGCATCGGCTCCGGCCTCGGCATCCCCGCACCGATGACCGCCGGCGCGATTCTCTCCGGCGCGTACGCCGGCGACAAACAGAGCCCGCTCAGCGACACCACCAACCTCGCCGCCGCCGTCACCAACACCGACCTCTACGACCACATCGACGCGATGAAGGTCGGAACCGCGCTCGCGCTCGGCCTCTCCGTCCTCGTCTACGCCGTCCTCGGCCTCCGCGCCGGCGGCGCGATCCCCGCCGGACAGGTCGAGAGCATCCGCGGCGCGCTCGCCGGCACCTACACCACGAACCCGCTCGTCTTCCTCCCGCTCGTAGTCACGTTCGGCCTCGCGCTCTACGGCGTCCCCGCCCTCCCCACGCTCGTCACCGGCGTGTTCGCCGGCGCGTTCACCACCGTCCTCCTCCAGGGCGGACAGTTCACCACCGCCTGGAACGTCTTCCTCAACGGCACCGCGCCCGAAACCGGCGTCGAACTCGTGAACAGCCTGCTCGCCACCGGCGGCCTCTCCGGGTCCGCGTGGACCATCACCGTCGTCGTCCTCGCGCTCTCCCTCGGCGGCCTCCTCGAAGGCATGGGCGTGCTCGCCGTGCTCGCGAATGAACTCCTCGACCTCGTCTGGAGCGAGAACAGCCTCGTCGCCGGCACCGGCGTCGCCGCCATCGTGACGAACGTCTTCAGCGCCCAGCAGTACATGAGCATCGTCCTGCCCGGTGTCAGCCTCCGGAACGCCTACGAGGAGTACGACCTCGACTCCCGCAACCTCTCCCGGGCCGTCGAAGCCGCCGGCACCCCGACCGGCGCGCTCATCCCGTGGCACGCCGGCGCGGTCTACATGTCCGGCGTATTCGGCGTCCCCACCCTCACCGGCAGCATCGACCTCGCGAACCTCTCCGTCTCCATCGGCGGGTACGCGCCCTACTACGCGTTCGCCTTCCTCAGCCCGCTCATCCTGTTCGCCATGGCCGCGACCGGCTACGGATTCGTCGCGAAATCCGACACCTGAGGGGGAAGGTTAACGGTTCGCGGGGCCGAACAAAAAACCATGACCGACGACGTACTCGACGGTTTTCTCGCCGAAGCCGGCGAGCGCGACACGCTCCGCGTCGCGCTCCACTACGAGGGGGACGCACACGACATACTCTACAAGCGAGACGACATCACCGCCGAGTTCACCGACGAGGAGTTCGACGAGATGGTGAAGAACGTCATCCTCAAAGCGCTCGACGAAATCCCCGAACAAAGCGAGTTCAACCGCTGGGGGACGCTCGACGTGACCGCGCGCTGGTTCAACGAAGTCCTCATCGTCCAGATTCCGCTCGGCGACTGGGAGGGCGTCATCCTGAGCTTCGACCGCGACAAACTCGACGACTACGGCGAACTCGTCAACGCCCTCCTCAACTACGTGGACACGGAACTCCGCCCCGAAGAAGAACCGGACGACCCCGCCGAAGACCACTTCGCCTAGAGGCGCTCCCACTCCGTCGGCGTCCCCTCCAACCCGAGGACGCGCACCTCGATACCGCTGCCCTCCTCCGCGAACCGCGTCTGCACCATCCCGTCGAACAGCGGCGCGAACGTGTCGAACGCGGACTTCCCGTCCGTCTCCAGCACCGTCGCGCCGAACCAGCCGTGCTGTTGCACGCGTCCCGTGAGCACGTTCATGAACCGGAACACCCGCCGGGTGTCCGCGTACATCAACATCGTCGAGAGCGACGCCAACCCGAACCGAACCGGACGGTCTTCGTCGCTGAACTGCTTGAAGAACCCGGCCGCGCGGATTCCGATGTCGGTGAGGTCGCCCGGCGAGGAGACGTACCGGATGTTCTCCCGCTCCTGGTAGTCGCCCCCGCGCTCGCGCGTCACGCAGTCGATGACGCCCGCGCGGCCCTCTATGGTCGCCGTGCGAATCGGAGGGGACAGGTCGAGCAAGCGGTCGGCGCTGTCCCGCGTCGTCACTACGACCGCGCCTTCGCCCCGAGATATCCCGCTCTCAACGAGCGAACGGGCGATTTCGCGCTTCCGGGTCATCGCCGGGCCGCCGATGAGGAGGTTCGTCCCCTCGGGAACGCCGTCGATCGGAAGCGCCGAGCCCACATCGAACATCGAACTACCTAGTGGTTCGGGCCTAACCGTCAAAAGAATATCCGTCTACTCGCGGAGTTCGTCCGCGAGCTGTCGGGCCGCCCGACGCACCGCGTCGTCGCTCGACTCCGGCGGCTCCCAGCCGAGCGCGGACAGCTTCTCGATGGACAGCCGCATCTTCGGCACGTCACCCGTCCACCCGCGGTCGCCGCCCGTGTACTTGTACTCTGGGTCGCAGTCAAGCACGTCCGCGACGATGTCCGCGATGGTGTTCACGCTCGTCGTCGTCCGCGTCCCGAGGTTGTACGTGTTCAGGTCGTCGTCCGCGTGCTCCACGACGTGACACATCGCGTCCACGCAGTCCTCCACGTGCAGGTAGGACTTCTCCTGGCGGCCGTTCCCGAGGATTTCGAGGGAGTCCGGGTCGTCCAAGAGCTTCTCGATGAAGTCCGGGATGACGTTCCCGCGCTGGCGCGGGCCGACGATGTTCGCGAACCGGTACATCCAGGACTGGATGCCGTGGCTGTGCGCGTACGTCGACACCAGGCCTTCGTCCGCGAGCTTCGACGCGCCGTAGATGCTGATGGGTTCCAGGGGCGCGTAATCCTCCGGGGTCGGCATCGGCGCTTCCCCGTACACCGTCGAGGAGGACGTGAACGCGAGGCTGTCCACGCCGACCTCGTTCATGCGTTCGAGGACGTTGTACGTCATCTCGCCGTTCTCCTCGAACAGCTTCCGGGGGTTCGAGTAGTTCGTGTCCGTGTACGCCGCGAAGTGGAACACGATATCGACATCCTCGGTGATAACCTCGGCTACGTCGTCCGCGTCGCGGAGGTCAGCCTTCTCGAACGCGACGCCGTCGGGGACGCGGTCGCGCGTGCCCTTCGAGAGGTTGTCCACGGCGAGCACGTCGTTCTCGTCCGCGAGGTGGCCGGCGAGGTGGGAGCCGACCAGCCCGGCGGCCCCCGTGACGACGACTCGCTGTCCCGTGAGTTCCATACGCGGACTGTCGGCGGCCCGGAGAAGTGCCTTCTGGTTCAGCCGTCGCTCGGGCTTGCGTGGCGTTCGGCGACACGACGACCGGACGCGGGGGCGTGTCGCGCACTCCGAATCCGAGTCCCGCGCGGCGACGGCTACGTCACGCCACCCGCTGGCCCCGCTATCCGATTTGAACGTTCGGTTCCGAAACGCGTTACCCGGCGCGGCCGCTCCACCACGGTATGCAGGGAGAACGCGAAGTCGTCGTCTGCCGGTACGGCCACCGCCCCGGCCGCGACGACCGCATGACGACGCACGTGGGACTGACGGCGCGCGCGCTCGGCGCTGACCGCGTCGTCTTCCCCGGGAACGCCGGGCAGTCCGCCGACACCGTCCGCGACATCACCGGCCGCTTCGGCGGCCCGTTCGCCGTCGAACTCACGGACGAACAGGACGCCCTCATCCGTGACTGGGACGGCGACATCGTCCACCTCACCATGTACGGCGAACGCGTGCAGGACGTCCAGGACGAGATTCGGGAAGCGCACGCGGACGATGACTTGCTCGTCGTGGTCGGCGGGGAGAAAGTCCCGTTCACCGTCTACGACCACGCCGACTGGAACGTCGCCGTCACCAACCAACCCCACTCCGAAGTCGCCGGCCTCGCCGTCTTCCTCGACCGACTCTTCGACGGCCGCGAACTCGACCAGAACTGGGAGGGAGCCGAACGCCGCGTCATCCCCGAAGAAACCGGGAAGAACGTCGAACAGCTCGACGAGTAACACCCGGCTCACGCGTCACGTCGTTTCCGCGTTCGCGTGTTCCGCGGCGCTTCGCCGGCTCGCGGTTCGTTTCACTCTCCGCTCGCTCGTTCCGCGGCGCTTCGCGCCGCGTACCCGATGGTATTAAGGGTCGTTCGGCCCGGAGTTACACGCAAATGGCTTTTGAGGACTTACTCGACGACCCGGTGGTGCAGAAGTACCTCCACGAACTCGTCGGGCCGACGGGAATGCCGGTCGCGGCCGCGCCGCCGGACGGCGAGGTGACGGATGAGGAGCTCGCGGAACGCCTCGGACTGGAGTTGAACGACGTGCGACGCGCGCTCTTCATCCTCTACGAGAACGACCTCGCGACCTACCGCCGGGTGCGCGACGAGGACTCGGGCTGGCTCACCTACCTCTGGACGTTCGAGTACGACAACATCCCGGAGAACCTCGCGGAGGAGATGGACCGCCTCCTGGAGGCGCTGCGGGAGCGCCGCGAGTACGAACTGGAGAACGAGTTCTACCTCTGCGAGGTGGACTCCATCCGGTTCGAGTTCGGTGAGGCGATGGACTTCGGGTTCGAGTGCCCCGAGTGCGGGTCGCCCCTGGAGTCGATGGAGAACACGGACATGCTGGCGTCCATCGACGACCGAATCGACGCGCTCGAATCGGAGTTGAACGCGGCATAATGGTCGTCCTCGCAACCAAAGTGTACGTCGGCGGCGACGCCCGCGAACGCGCGCTCGACGGCCTGCGGTCGCTCATCCGGAACACGGTCGGCGACCTCGACGTGGAGTTCGAAGTCGGCGTGCGCCACGACGGCTTCCCGTCCGTGACGCTGTCCGGGCCGGACGAGGAAGTCGCGCGGAACGCCCTGCGCGAGGAGTGGGGCGTCATCACGCCCCAGTTCCGCGAGGGCGACACCTACACGGGCACGCTCGAATTCTGGGACGAGGACGGGTTCGTGCTCGACGCGGGCGAGGAAGTGCGGATTCCCGCGGACGAACTCGGGCTCGGCCCGGGGACGCCCGAGCAAATCCGGAAGCGCTTCGGTCTCGTCCAGCACGTCCCGCTCCGGTTCGTGTACGGCGAGCCGTGCTCGCTCGCGGAGGCGGAGCGCGACCGCCTGTTCGAGTGGACGCGCGGCACCGGCCGCGTGAACGTGAACAGCGCGACCCGCGGGGAGACGCGCGCGACGGTGAACCGCGCGGGTCACGCGCACGACATCGTCACGGTCGAACGCCTCGGCCTCCTCGAACAGAGCATCATCTGTCGCGAGGACACGGACGCGCCCGGCCTGCTCTCCAGCATCGGCGAATACCTGCCCGCCGAACTCCTCGCCGTCGTTCCATGAGGCGTCGCCTGGTCGCGGTGCTCGCGGTCGCTCTCCTCGCGGCCACCGCCGGCTGTGCGGGCATGGGGTTCTCCGGGGCGAGCGGCGAGGACGTCTCCTACGACTGGAACGCGTCCGCGGACGCCTCCATCGACGTGTCCACGGGCTCCTACCAGGCGGTCTACCGCGCGAACAACACCACGGAACTCTCGTTCTCGACGCCGACCGAACTCACGGGAGACCAGCCGGTCTCGCTCTCCGCCGTGAAGTTCCGGTACCCGAACGGGACGATAGTGAACGAGTCCGTGGTGGACGTCTCGGAGACGCGCTCCGAGACCGTCGTGTCGATTCCCGCCGCGGACGGCCAGTTGGCGTTCACCGCGCCCGCCAGTCAGCGCGGCGTCACCGTCTCCGCGCCCGTCGAGGGCTCCTACGAGGTCGTGCTCCCCGGCGGGATGGACGTCCTGATTCCCGTGCTCGGCCACGTCGACCCCGGCGACTACGAGCGCTCGACGGCGGACGGCCGCGTCCACCTCGCGTGGGAGTCCCTCGACGGCGGGCACGTCGAGGCGAGTTACTACTACCAGCAGGACGTCTACATCTTCGCGGGCGTCATCGTGCTCGCCGCCCTGGTGGGCGTGACGGGCGCGTTCTACCTCCGAAACCAGATTCGACGGCTCCGCCAGTACCGGGAGGACGCCGGCCTCGACGTCGAATAGCGTTTTTGTCGCCGGCGCACGTTCGTCCGGTATGAACGTCGGTATCGTCACCGTCGGCGACGAACTGCTCTCCGGCGAGACGGAGAACACGAACGCGTCCTGGCTCGGCCGCCGACTCGCGGAGCGCGGCGTCACCGTCCGCCGGACGGTCGTCGTGCCGGACGAGGTCGGGGAGATAGCGGGGGAGACTCGGGAGTTCGCGGAGCGCTACGACGCCGCCATCGTCACCGGGGGGCTGGGGCCGACGCACGACGACGTGACGATGGACGGGGTCGCGGCGGCGTTCGACCGCGACGTGGTCGAACACCCGGACGCGGTCGCGTGGTTCGCGGAGCGCGACGGCTACCACAACAGCGACCTCGCCGAGGGGACGACGTTCCTCCCGGAGGACGCGCGAGTCCTCCCGAACGAGGAGGGCGTCGCGCCGGGCGCGGTCGTGGAGAACGTCTACGTCCTCCCCGGCGTGCCCGCCGAGATGAAGGCGATGTTCGAGTCGGTCGAGAGCGAGTTCGAGGGCGAGCGCACGCACGTCGAGGTCGTGCACTCCGAACAGCCGGAGTCCGCGCTCGTGGACGCGCTGACCGAGGTACAGGAACAGTTCGACGTGACCGTCGGGAGTTATCCCGGCGACGGCGTTCGCATCCGCGTCGGAAGCCCCGACCCGGAGACCGCCGAGGCGGCGGCCGCGTGGCTCCGCGAGCGCGTCTAGCGCAGGATGGACGCGACCCACGCGACGACGAACAGGACGCCGACGGCGAGGACGGCGTAGCTCGCGAGGTCGATTGGCAGGCTGCCCGCGGTTTCGGCGACGAGTGCGTTCATACCCGGTTCTCTCGCCCCGCGGGCTTAGTGTTTTTCGAGTCGCCGCGACCCGTCCGCACTTTACGCACCCCCACATAACGGGGGTATGCGCACTATCGGAGTCGTCGTGAACCCCATCGCGGGCATGGGGGGACGCGTCGGCCTGAAGGGAACCGACGGCGTCGTGGAGGAAGCCCGCCGGAGGGGCGCGGAGCCACGCGCTCCCGGCCGCGCGCGGAAGGCGTTTCGAGCGCTCCGCGACGCCGACCCGGACGTTCGCGTGCTCGCGTACGGCGGCCGGATGGGCGCGGACGAGGCCCGGGACGCCGGGTTCGACCCCGAGATTGTCGGTACGCCCGCGGGCGACGAGACGACCGCCGCCGACACCCGCGCTGCGGTTGCGGCGTTCGTGGACGCGGACGCCGACCTCGTGCTGTTCGTCGGCGGGGACGGCACCGCCGTGGACATCGCGGAGACGCTGAACGACCTCGGCGCGGAGACGCCGATGCTCGGCGTTCCGGCGGGCGTGAAGGTGTACTCGTCGGTGTTCGCGGTGCGCCCGGAGGCCGCGGGCCGAATCGCGGCGTCCTTCGAGCGCACCGAGGGACGCGAGGTGAACGACATCGACGAGGACGCCTACCGCGAGGGCGAGGTGCGCGCCGAACTGAAGGCCGTCGTCGAGGTGCCGGTCGCGGAACAGCTCCAGTCGAGCAAACAGCTCGCGGGCGGCACCGTGGAGGCGCTCGCGGAGGGCGTGGCGGACGGCGTCGAGGAGGGCGTGACGTACGTGCTCGGCCCCGGGAGCACCGTCGGCGCGGTGAAGGAGGCGTTCGGCTTCTCGGGGTCGCCGCTCGGCGTGGACGTGTGGCGGGACGGCGAGGTGCTCGTCCGGGACGCGACCGAGGACGAGATTCTCGCGCACCTCGGCGAGGAGAACGTCGTCGTGGTGTCGCCCATCGGCGGGCAGGGGTTCGTGTTCGGGCGCGGAAACCACCAGATAAGTCCCGCGGTGATTCGGCGGAGCGAACTCGAGGTCGTCGCATCTCGGCGGAAGCTCGACGACATCGGCGCGCTCCGCGTGGACACGGGCGACGAGGACGTGGACGAGTCGCTCCGCGGCTGGACGCAGGTCAGGACGGGTCGCTTCGAGCGCCGCCTCGTCAAGGTCGTCTAAGGCCGTCCGTACGGATGCTGGGAGACCCACAGATATCCCGGGAATCCTAAGGTCAATATAAGGTTCGAGAGACAAGATTAAGTCCGATTGGTCACTCTCTTCTGGTATGGACACGCGAAAGGTTCAACGCCTCGGCCCCTCCACGCTCGCGATGACGCTGCCCGCGGAGTGGGCGCGCGCGCAGAACGTCGAGAAGGGCGAGGAGATAACGGTTCGAGAGAGCGGGAAGGGAACGCTCACCATCACGCCCGAGTCCGCCCGCGAGGAGGACACCGAAGCCACGATTCACGTCGAATCGTTCGCCGCCGACGCCCCCGACAGCGTTGACGCCGTCGAGCGCGCCATCGTCGGCCAGTACGTGCTCGGCCGGCGCATCATCCACGTCGAGAGCGACGGCGCGCTCGACTCCGCGCACATCAACGCCGTCTACAAGGCCGAAACCCAGCTCATGGGTCTCGGCGTCATCGAGGAGACGCCCGAACGCATCACCATCCGCTGTTCGGTCGACCCCGAGGACTTCGACCTCGACAACCTCCTCCAGCGCCTCGAAAACACCGGCAGTACGATGCGCGGCGAGGCCGTGAAGGCGCTCGCGCACGGCAACCCCGACATCGCCCAGCGCGCGCTCAACCGCGAACGCCAGGCGAACAAGATCTTCGTCCTCTGCCTCCGTCTCATCTTCACCGCCTACCAGAACCCGAACCTCGCGCGCGCCGTCGGACTGGACGGCGGGTTCCCCCTCATCGGCTACCGGAGCGTCGTGAAGAACCTCGAACTCACCGCCGACAACGCCGAAGACATCGCCGAAATCGTCCTCGAAACCGAGGGGCACACGCTCGACATCGACTCGAAGATACTTCGCCGCATCCGCGAGTTCACCGACCAGGTCGACGAGATAACGAAACTCTCCGTCGACGCGGTCGTGAACCGCGACTACGACGCCACCGTCGAGGTTCGCAAGCTCTTCAAGGACATCGAAGACCGCGAGGACGACATCCTCGCCGACCTCCCCGAGATGGAGAACGAGAAACTCCTCCGCGTCCGCGAAGTCCTCGTGAGCCTCCAGCAGACCGCGCAGTACGCGATGCGGAACGCCGAAATCGCCGCGAACCTCGCGCTCAACGAGCAGTCCGACCACACCACCATCAACTGAGTTTTCTCGCGCGTATCGGACTCCGACTCTCCAGTTCGCACGCGAACCCCGGGTGCTCCGCGAAGTGCCGCACCAGCATGTGGCGTCGCGACCCCGTCAACCCCGCTTTCGAGAGGTCGTCGGCGTCGAACGTCTCGGGGAGGCGGTCGAACAACCGCCGCACCTCGTCGAACGTCTCGAACACCGCCGAGTTCCCCGTTGAGTCCGCGTTCCGGCGTTCCACGACGTAACTCCCGTCCTCGCGGTGGACGCAGGCGGTGCGGAAGAAGGATTCGCGCCGCGTGAGGGCGTCCCCGACGCCGGTCTTCAGTTCCTTCGCGGCGTCCCGGGAGAGTTCGAGCGTCTCGTCACCTATCGTGACGACGACCGATTCGCCCTCGCCGTCGACTGAAATCTCGTCACGCGCGGAGAACGCGACCAGGAGACTGAGTACTCCGTGCCATACTCGACACACGGGCCTCCTCGCTCATAAACGTACCTCCCTGACTGACCGAGAGAATCCCGTCGTCCTCGGTCGTGGTTCCCGCCGTCGTCGTTCCGCCGTCGCTCGTCGTCGTGGTCGTGTCGCCGTCGAGCACGCCGCCATCGTCCGTCGTCGTTCCGTCCTCGGTGGTCGTTCCGGCAGTCGTCGTCCCGTCACTCGTGGTCGTGTCGTCGCTCGTCGTCGTGGTGGCGTCGTCGCTCGTGTCGTTCCCGGGGTCGTCCCGGAAGATGTTCGTCTCGATGGTGCGGGTGTACGTGAGGTCGCGGAGCGGGATGCGCATCGCGCTCGCGCCCTCCACGGGCGGTTCGATGACCGCGTAGAAGTCGATGGTGAGGTTCGTCACCTGGTCGTTCCGGAGGTGGGACACCCACCACTCGTCGAGGCGCTGGTTCCGGATGGCCGTCGTCGCCTCCACCTCCTTCGACGCGTGCGGCGGCACGACGACGCCCTTGTCGAGTTCACCGCTCCCGACGGAGATGTCGTTCATCGTGATGTTGTACCCGATTTTGGAGACGCCGAGCGGAGCGTCCTTCGGGTTGTGAACGAGGAACTCCATGTCGATGGGGGTCTCCGCGGACGACACCTCGCCCCAGGAGGCGTTCGTGCGATTCACGTAGAACAGGGGGTCGTCCACGAGCACGCTCCCCGAGTTTACGGCGCGCGTCTCGCTCGAATTGAACTGGCTGATGATGTCCGTCGAAATCGTCTGTCCGCCGGTCTGATAGTTGAACGTGCGGCCGAGCAGTCCGGAGTGCACGTCCGCGTTCACGACGAGCGACGTGGTCTCCTCGTTCCGGATGTGCGTCACCCACCAGTCCGGAATCCGGTCGTTTTGCAAGTATGTCGTGAGATTGATCGACGTGTTCCCGGTGTCGATGTCGAACCCGGACTTCGACCCCGTCGCCACCGTCACGTCGTTCATCAGCACGCTGTAGTTCACGGTCGTGTCGCCGAGCCGAATCCCGATTGGGTTCGGGTTGTGCACGACGAGTTCGGTGTTCACTGCCGTCGTGTCGTTCGTGACCTCCCCGAAGCCGTTGTCCATCGAGGCCACGCTCGGCACGCCGACGACACCCGTCACGACCGCGCCCCCCGCCACGACGCCCAGGCCGAGAACGACGGTGAGCGCGACGCGGATAGTGCTCCCGAACAACAGCGAACGAACGTCCATACGTCGTGAACGAACGTCCCGTGGTTAATCGTTGTCGGCCGCCATGGAAGTGATTAAGTTACTCGCACGGGACGACTCGCGTATGGCAACCGAAACTGACGCGAGCATCGGCGGCGGCGTGCTCCTCGGCGCGCTCAGCGTCGCCGGCGCGCTCGGAATGTACGTCGCGCAGAGCCAGGCGAACACCGCGTACGCGTTCGCCGCCGCAGTCACCCTCGGCGTCCTCGCCGTCGGCGCGTTCCACGTCTACGACTGACGCCGCAGGGCGATGCGTTTTTGCGGGTACTCCCACAACCACCGGGTATGCCCACGACATCGAAGACCGACCGCGTCCTCTCGTTCCTGTTCAGTCCAGTCAGCTCCGACGACCCCTTCATGACGCTCGTCGGCCTGATGCTGTTCACGGCGATGCTGTTCCTCTTCCTCCCCCTCCTCCCCGTCCTCGCCGCGCTCTGGGTGCTGGACGAGGTGCTCGGCACTCCCGGCGCGGAGTAATCAGCAGAACCATTAAGCGCTCGAAACGCATACCCTGTCGCTAATGGCCGACTACACCGAGGAGGAGCGCGAAATCGTGAACTACCTCCGGGAGAGCGTGGCCACCGGCGAGCGGTACTTCCGCGCGAAGACCATCGCGGACGCCATCGGTCTCACCGCGAAACAGGTGGGCGTGCGACTGCCGCGGCTCGCGGAGAAGTCGGAGGACGTGGACATCGAGAAGTGGGGGCGGTCGCGCTCGACCACGTGGAAGGTCGAACCGCAGTAATCGGCGGGTTTTTCTCTCGACCGCTCGACGTGGGCGTATGACCGTACGTGTCGAGCGGACGTTCGACCTCGACGCGCCGCCGGAGGACGTGTGGGCGTTCATCGCCGACCCGACGCGCCGCGCGAGCGCCATCAGCGTCGTGGACTCCTTCGAGCAGGACGGCGACGTGACGACGTGGCACGTCCGCGTCCCCGTGGTGAACCGCACGATTCCCGTCGAGACCCGGGACGTGGAGCGCGAGGACGGCGAGTACGTGAAGTTCGTCGGGAAGTCCAAGGTGCTCCGCGTCACCGGCGAGCACCGCATCGAACCCCGGGAGTGCGGGGGGACGCGGCTCCACAACGAGTTCGTGGTGGACGGCCGATTGCCCGGCGTCGAACGGTTCTTCAAGCGGAACCTCGACGAGGAACTGGACAACCTCCGGCGGCGACTGGACGAATGAGACTCGCGCTCGCCCAACTGGAGGTCGAGGCCGCGGCCGTGGACGCGAACACCGACCGCGCCGTCACCGCCATCGAAACCGCCGCAGGCGAGGGCGCAGACCTCGTCGCGCTCCCCGAAATCTTCAACGTGGGGTACTTCGCGTTCGACGCCTACCAGCGCGAGGCCGAAGCCCTCGACGGCCCGACGCTCACCCGGATTCGGGACGCGGCGCGCGAGAACGACGTGGCCGTGCTCGCCGGGAGCGTCGTCGAGGACCTCGCCGCGACCGACGGCGGCCCCGCCGACGAGGGGCTGGCGAACACGAGCGTCCTCTTCGACTCGTCGGGCGACCGCCTGCTCGCGTACCGGAAACACCACCTGTTCGGCTACGAGTCCGCCGAAGCCCGCATGCTCGTCCCCGGCGAGGACGTGCCGACCGCCGACCTCGACGGCTTCACGGTCGGCGTCACCACCTGTTACGACCTCCGC from Salarchaeum japonicum carries:
- the arcD gene encoding arginine/ornithine antiporter ArcD produces the protein MMSSDFQPKTLSDIPPERRPSLGEALLPILGVVVFLGVGSGYLGLAPHGPLLWSIVFAGLVGLVRLDLTYADLYDAVSNGLIMGLQALLILFTIYALIATWVSAGTIPGLMYYGLGILTPEVFLPVTALLAAVVAFSIGSSWTTAGTLGVAFIGIGSGLGIPAPMTAGAILSGAYAGDKQSPLSDTTNLAAAVTNTDLYDHIDAMKVGTALALGLSVLVYAVLGLRAGGAIPAGQVESIRGALAGTYTTNPLVFLPLVVTFGLALYGVPALPTLVTGVFAGAFTTVLLQGGQFTTAWNVFLNGTAPETGVELVNSLLATGGLSGSAWTITVVVLALSLGGLLEGMGVLAVLANELLDLVWSENSLVAGTGVAAIVTNVFSAQQYMSIVLPGVSLRNAYEEYDLDSRNLSRAVEAAGTPTGALIPWHAGAVYMSGVFGVPTLTGSIDLANLSVSIGGYAPYYAFAFLSPLILFAMAATGYGFVAKSDT
- a CDS encoding RAD55 family ATPase; the encoded protein is MFDVGSALPIDGVPEGTNLLIGGPAMTRKREIARSLVESGISRGEGAVVVTTRDSADRLLDLSPPIRTATIEGRAGVIDCVTRERGGDYQERENIRYVSSPGDLTDIGIRAAGFFKQFSDEDRPVRFGLASLSTMLMYADTRRVFRFMNVLTGRVQQHGWFGATVLETDGKSAFDTFAPLFDGMVQTRFAEEGSGIEVRVLGLEGTPTEWERL
- a CDS encoding NAD-dependent epimerase/dehydratase family protein; the encoded protein is MELTGQRVVVTGAAGLVGSHLAGHLADENDVLAVDNLSKGTRDRVPDGVAFEKADLRDADDVAEVITEDVDIVFHFAAYTDTNYSNPRKLFEENGEMTYNVLERMNEVGVDSLAFTSSSTVYGEAPMPTPEDYAPLEPISIYGASKLADEGLVSTYAHSHGIQSWMYRFANIVGPRQRGNVIPDFIEKLLDDPDSLEILGNGRQEKSYLHVEDCVDAMCHVVEHADDDLNTYNLGTRTTTSVNTIADIVADVLDCDPEYKYTGGDRGWTGDVPKMRLSIEKLSALGWEPPESSDDAVRRAARQLADELRE
- a CDS encoding tRNA (cytidine(56)-2'-O)-methyltransferase — translated: MQGEREVVVCRYGHRPGRDDRMTTHVGLTARALGADRVVFPGNAGQSADTVRDITGRFGGPFAVELTDEQDALIRDWDGDIVHLTMYGERVQDVQDEIREAHADDDLLVVVGGEKVPFTVYDHADWNVAVTNQPHSEVAGLAVFLDRLFDGRELDQNWEGAERRVIPEETGKNVEQLDE
- a CDS encoding transcription factor; the protein is MAFEDLLDDPVVQKYLHELVGPTGMPVAAAPPDGEVTDEELAERLGLELNDVRRALFILYENDLATYRRVRDEDSGWLTYLWTFEYDNIPENLAEEMDRLLEALRERREYELENEFYLCEVDSIRFEFGEAMDFGFECPECGSPLESMENTDMLASIDDRIDALESELNAA
- a CDS encoding DUF2110 family protein yields the protein MVVLATKVYVGGDARERALDGLRSLIRNTVGDLDVEFEVGVRHDGFPSVTLSGPDEEVARNALREEWGVITPQFREGDTYTGTLEFWDEDGFVLDAGEEVRIPADELGLGPGTPEQIRKRFGLVQHVPLRFVYGEPCSLAEAERDRLFEWTRGTGRVNVNSATRGETRATVNRAGHAHDIVTVERLGLLEQSIICREDTDAPGLLSSIGEYLPAELLAVVP
- a CDS encoding DUF5803 family protein, which codes for MRRRLVAVLAVALLAATAGCAGMGFSGASGEDVSYDWNASADASIDVSTGSYQAVYRANNTTELSFSTPTELTGDQPVSLSAVKFRYPNGTIVNESVVDVSETRSETVVSIPAADGQLAFTAPASQRGVTVSAPVEGSYEVVLPGGMDVLIPVLGHVDPGDYERSTADGRVHLAWESLDGGHVEASYYYQQDVYIFAGVIVLAALVGVTGAFYLRNQIRRLRQYREDAGLDVE
- a CDS encoding competence/damage-inducible protein A — its product is MNVGIVTVGDELLSGETENTNASWLGRRLAERGVTVRRTVVVPDEVGEIAGETREFAERYDAAIVTGGLGPTHDDVTMDGVAAAFDRDVVEHPDAVAWFAERDGYHNSDLAEGTTFLPEDARVLPNEEGVAPGAVVENVYVLPGVPAEMKAMFESVESEFEGERTHVEVVHSEQPESALVDALTEVQEQFDVTVGSYPGDGVRIRVGSPDPETAEAAAAWLRERV
- a CDS encoding ATP-NAD kinase family protein yields the protein MRTIGVVVNPIAGMGGRVGLKGTDGVVEEARRRGAEPRAPGRARKAFRALRDADPDVRVLAYGGRMGADEARDAGFDPEIVGTPAGDETTAADTRAAVAAFVDADADLVLFVGGDGTAVDIAETLNDLGAETPMLGVPAGVKVYSSVFAVRPEAAGRIAASFERTEGREVNDIDEDAYREGEVRAELKAVVEVPVAEQLQSSKQLAGGTVEALAEGVADGVEEGVTYVLGPGSTVGAVKEAFGFSGSPLGVDVWRDGEVLVRDATEDEILAHLGEENVVVVSPIGGQGFVFGRGNHQISPAVIRRSELEVVASRRKLDDIGALRVDTGDEDVDESLRGWTQVRTGRFERRLVKVV